Proteins encoded in a region of the Rutidosis leptorrhynchoides isolate AG116_Rl617_1_P2 chromosome 9, CSIRO_AGI_Rlap_v1, whole genome shotgun sequence genome:
- the LOC139868728 gene encoding uncharacterized protein: MDSILPKEVLVPRRRSARLKNKNVNTQQLPKPNPVRVPYPGRLKEKPEKLGTFKLDRKSLDFLSIVPNQNRYIRSLLSTMERMPDSNKIPLSEECTKLHRDSLPMKLGDTRRFTFSCSIYQSGTIHALADLGASINLMPYSLFKRLELGDLLPTKVTIQLTDHTIRYPKGIDENILVKVDRFMYPTDFVVIDIKEDLNTPIILGRLFMNTTRIVIDVYNQTLVLRSHGECVTFKIDRTTYIFEQEEMFTISNSRITSDDESPPSATDTEISITPPEPHSNEDPEMEEEDLEEEI; this comes from the coding sequence ATGGATTCTATCCTACCGAAGGAAGTACTTGTACCTCGAAGGCGGTCAGCAAGGCTAAAAAATAAGAATGTCAACACTCAGCAGCTGCCTAAGCCAAATCCAGTTCGTGTACCATATCCTGGAAGACTTAAGGAGAAGCCTGAAAAGCTTGGCACCTTCAAGCTTGACAGAAAATCCTTGGACTTTTTGTCCATAGTTCCTAACCAGAATAGATACATTCGAAGCCTTCTCTCTACAATGGAACGGATGCCAGAttccaacaaaattccactgagtgaagaatgcacgAAATTGCACAGAGACTCTCTACCCATGAAACTAGGAGATACGAGGAGATTTACATTctcttgttctatctaccaatctggaaccattcacgcTTTGGCTGATTTAGGAGCAAGCATTAATCTTATGCCTTACTCTCTTTTTAAGAGATTAGAGCTAGGAGACTTGTTACCAACCAAAGTGACGATCCAACTTACTGATCATACAATTCGTTATCCCAAAGGCATAGATGAGAACATCTTGGTAAAAGTTGACCGATTcatgtatcctacggatttcgtagtgatagACATTAAGGAAGACCTTAACACCCCTATCATTTTAGGAAGACTGTTCATGAATACAACTAGGATTGTCATCGACGTTTACAATCAAACTTtggtcttacgatcacatggggagtgcGTTACGTTCAAAATTGACCGGACTACCTATATATTTGAACAGGAAGAGATGTTTACTATTTCCAATAGTCGGATCACTTCTGATGATGAATCTCCACCATCAGCCACCGACACAGAGATAAGCATTACGCCACCTGAGCCACATTCTAATGAAGATCCCGAAATGGAAGAGGAGGATCTCGAAGAAGAAATATAG